The Mesorhizobium sp. M1D.F.Ca.ET.043.01.1.1 genome contains a region encoding:
- a CDS encoding ABC transporter permease, which translates to MLLDYDRLGWLRAALAGFTASVAAFLLLPVIFIILLSFGSSRWLAFPPPGWTLKWYRELLADPAWIDAALTSARIAAMAAILSVLIGLLASFSLVRGEFRGRHLLRGLLLTPMVLPVVVFAIAIYALFLRIGLAGTTIGFVIAHTILALPFAIIPIATALEGFDKSIEDAAIVCGASPLQARLRITLPSIRIGIFSAAIFSFLASWDEVVVAIFMASPTLQTLPVKIWGSLRADLSPVVAAASSLLVGLTLVLMIVTALLRRKLSR; encoded by the coding sequence ATGCTTCTCGATTACGACCGGCTCGGTTGGCTTCGCGCGGCACTGGCCGGCTTCACTGCATCGGTCGCCGCCTTCCTCCTGCTGCCGGTGATTTTCATCATCCTGCTGTCGTTCGGCTCGTCGCGTTGGCTCGCCTTTCCGCCACCTGGCTGGACGTTGAAATGGTATCGGGAATTGCTTGCCGATCCGGCCTGGATCGATGCGGCATTGACGAGCGCCCGCATCGCGGCGATGGCCGCCATCCTGTCGGTGCTGATCGGCTTGCTCGCCTCCTTCAGCCTGGTCAGGGGTGAATTTCGCGGACGGCATTTGCTGCGCGGCCTCCTGCTCACCCCGATGGTGCTGCCGGTGGTGGTTTTCGCAATCGCCATCTACGCCCTCTTCCTGCGCATCGGGCTCGCCGGCACCACGATCGGCTTCGTCATCGCCCACACCATCCTGGCGTTGCCCTTCGCCATCATTCCGATCGCCACCGCGCTCGAAGGCTTCGACAAATCCATCGAGGACGCAGCGATCGTCTGCGGGGCAAGCCCGCTGCAGGCAAGGCTCAGGATCACCCTGCCCTCGATCCGCATCGGCATCTTCTCGGCGGCGATCTTTTCCTTCCTCGCCTCCTGGGACGAGGTGGTGGTGGCGATCTTCATGGCGAGCCCGACCCTGCAGACCTTGCCGGTTAAGATCTGGGGCAGCCTGCGCGCTGATTTGAGCCCTGTCGTCGCCGCCGCCTCCAGCCTGCTCGTCGGCCTGACGCTCGTCCTGATGATCGTGACCGCACTCCTTCGCAGAAAACTATCGAGATGA
- a CDS encoding ABC transporter substrate-binding protein, whose protein sequence is MKLILAGVLAGLLAATAAKADEMVFTSWGGTTQEAQTKSWAEPFTASSGIKVLQDGPTDYGKLKAMVDAKNVTWDVVDVEMDFAIKAAKDGLLEPIDFAVVPKDALDPRFSNEHAVGSFYYSFVLAWNKGAVSGEPTSWADMFDTKKFPGKRTFYKWSAPGVIEIALLADGVPADKLYPLDLERAFKKLDTIKSDIVWWGGGAESQQLIASGEAAFGQLWNGRVFALEKDGADVGVSWNQNLTAADVLVVPKGAKNKDGAMKFLAAATSPTGQAKFAEASGYAPINTKAKAEMPADVVKGLPDAHVDGQINLDMHYWAEHRDEIATRWYAWQTK, encoded by the coding sequence ATGAAACTGATCTTAGCCGGCGTCCTCGCCGGGCTGCTGGCGGCGACCGCCGCCAAGGCCGATGAAATGGTGTTCACCAGTTGGGGCGGCACCACGCAGGAAGCGCAGACCAAGTCCTGGGCGGAGCCATTCACGGCGAGCTCCGGCATCAAGGTGCTGCAGGACGGCCCGACCGATTACGGCAAGCTGAAGGCCATGGTCGACGCCAAGAACGTCACCTGGGATGTCGTCGACGTGGAGATGGACTTCGCCATCAAGGCGGCCAAGGACGGGCTGCTCGAGCCGATCGACTTCGCCGTCGTGCCCAAGGACGCCCTCGACCCGCGCTTCAGCAACGAACATGCGGTCGGCAGCTTTTACTATTCCTTCGTGCTTGCCTGGAACAAAGGCGCCGTTTCGGGCGAACCGACAAGCTGGGCCGACATGTTCGACACCAAGAAGTTTCCCGGCAAACGAACCTTCTACAAATGGTCGGCGCCGGGCGTGATCGAGATCGCCCTGTTGGCTGACGGCGTGCCGGCCGACAAGCTCTATCCGCTCGACCTCGAGCGCGCCTTCAAGAAGCTCGACACGATCAAGTCGGACATCGTCTGGTGGGGCGGCGGCGCGGAATCGCAGCAGCTGATCGCCTCTGGCGAAGCCGCCTTCGGCCAGCTCTGGAACGGCCGCGTCTTCGCGCTGGAGAAGGACGGCGCCGATGTCGGCGTCTCGTGGAACCAGAACCTCACCGCCGCCGACGTTCTCGTCGTGCCGAAGGGCGCCAAGAACAAGGACGGCGCGATGAAGTTCCTCGCTGCCGCGACCAGCCCGACGGGCCAGGCGAAATTCGCCGAGGCAAGCGGCTACGCGCCGATCAACACCAAGGCCAAGGCCGAGATGCCCGCGGACGTGGTCAAGGGCCTGCCGGACGCGCATGTCGACGGCCAGATCAACCTCGACATGCACTACTGGGCCGAGCATCGCGACGAGATCGCCACGCGCTGGTACGCCTGGCAGACCAAATAG
- a CDS encoding ABC transporter permease: MTGTAFRRRSLAGLPAGSAGALPALTLVGLFFIVPVVALLLRSVTDPEPGLQNYAALFGSGTYVRVFLNTFLVAAVVTVVTIVVAFPVAWMLAIMPPALGSIVFGIIILSMWTNLLTRTYAWMVLLQRTGVINRALVGLGIIHEPLPLINNLTGVTIGMVYIMLPFMILPLVGTLRAIDPMTLRAASLCGASPLQAFRRILLPLSLPGIAAGGLMVFVMSLGYFVTPALLGGTSNMMLAEMIAQTVQSLLNWGLGSAAAFVLLVVTMALYAIQLRIVGARRPAGGL, translated from the coding sequence ATGACGGGAACTGCTTTCAGACGCCGGTCTCTTGCCGGCTTGCCGGCCGGCAGCGCCGGCGCCCTGCCAGCGCTCACCCTGGTCGGCCTGTTCTTCATCGTGCCGGTCGTCGCGTTGCTGCTGCGCAGCGTCACCGATCCCGAGCCGGGCCTGCAGAACTACGCCGCCCTTTTCGGCAGCGGCACCTATGTGCGGGTGTTCCTCAACACCTTCCTGGTCGCCGCCGTCGTCACCGTCGTGACCATCGTCGTCGCGTTTCCGGTCGCATGGATGCTGGCGATCATGCCGCCGGCGCTCGGCTCGATCGTCTTCGGCATCATCATCCTGTCGATGTGGACCAACCTGCTTACTCGCACCTATGCCTGGATGGTGCTGCTGCAGCGCACCGGAGTGATCAACCGGGCCTTGGTGGGCCTCGGCATCATCCACGAGCCGCTGCCGCTCATCAACAATCTGACCGGCGTCACCATCGGCATGGTCTACATCATGCTGCCTTTCATGATCCTGCCGCTGGTCGGCACGCTGCGCGCCATCGACCCGATGACGCTGCGTGCCGCCTCCCTTTGCGGCGCGAGCCCTTTGCAGGCGTTCCGCCGCATCCTGCTGCCGCTGTCGCTGCCCGGCATCGCCGCCGGCGGGCTGATGGTCTTCGTCATGTCGCTCGGCTATTTCGTCACGCCTGCCCTGCTTGGCGGCACCTCCAACATGATGCTCGCCGAAATGATCGCACAGACGGTGCAGTCACTGCTCAACTGGGGACTCGGAAGCGCGGCCGCCTTCGTGCTGCTTGTCGTCACCATGGCGCTCTATGCGATCCAGCTTCGCATTGTCGGCGCCAGGCGTCCGGCCGGAGGGCTCTGA